From the genome of Micromonospora lupini:
ACTCGGGCGGGCGACCACCAGGCGATCCACCCCGTGCTCGCCGTCGCGGAAGACGAACTCACCGCCGGGGTTGATCGGCACCTGCCAGCGCACCGTGCCGCAGCACGGGTCGACCCCGCGCAGGGCGCCGGGCTGGTCGTCGCTGAGGGCGGACCACATGAGGATGTTGCCGTCGGGAAGCGCGGCGGGGTTGCCGGGCTGCTGCCAGCGGTACGCCCCGGTCCGGCGGTCCAGCGCCATCGTGAGCGTCCCCTGACCGTCCGAGCCGACCTCGTGACCGGTGACCAGCAGCGTCTCGCCCTGCTGCGCGACTCCCCAGTACCGGCCCTCGGCCGGCAACGGCACCTGCCAGGCCGGCTCGCCGCCGGGCAGCCGGGTGGCGGTGATCCGCCGCTGCCCCGTCCGGCCGAGCGGCTCGACGAGGACGAAGAGGTCGCCGGAGACCAGCGCGTCGGCGCCGGGATCGGCCGGCAGCGTCACCACCTCGCGCCTGTGGAACGGCCCCGAGGCGGCGAGGCCGGCCAGCAGCAGCACGAGGACGAGCGCGCACCGCAGGGGCCGCCCGCGGGCCGCCGACGGGCGGGGCGGCGGGTCGAGGTCCGGCCCGTGCCGCAGCTCCCCGAGGTCGATCACCGGACCGGTCACCGGGACAGCCGCCACAGGCCGGTCGAGCCGTCGACGCGGCGGCAGAGCAGGACGGGCAGCGCCGCCTGGCACCCACCCGCGACATCCGGCAGCACATCCAGGATGGACGCCTCTCCGGTGCGCAGGTCCAACGCGGCGACCACGAGGTCGCTGCCGGCCGTCCGCACGCCGAGCAGCTCGTCGCC
Proteins encoded in this window:
- a CDS encoding outer membrane protein assembly factor BamB family protein, yielding MTGPVIDLGELRHGPDLDPPPRPSAARGRPLRCALVLVLLLAGLAASGPFHRREVVTLPADPGADALVSGDLFVLVEPLGRTGQRRITATRLPGGEPAWQVPLPAEGRYWGVAQQGETLLVTGHEVGSDGQGTLTMALDRRTGAYRWQQPGNPAALPDGNILMWSALSDDQPGALRGVDPCCGTVRWQVPINPGGEFVFRDGEHGVDRLVVARPSGPTEVRDATTGVVLARADLGASSGGSGRSVQLVDDLLLTIGGPSPTTTAYGLDDLRQRWRVPVDGAMYASDCGVVICVQTRSGGMRALDAATGRELWGSDRWGWVWPYAGRLVATTVSSAGPGAEDLVVLDPPTGRVLAELGRWELARFAPGDPLIGVRRLSSGGLLVAELDVSAGRARSLDVLRDASGDCQALPARLLCRRRDSAYGLWSLPR